A single Pedobacter sp. PACM 27299 DNA region contains:
- the egtB gene encoding ergothioneine biosynthesis protein EgtB: MILSEKYLKIRKHSEQICEPLETEDYVVQPIVDVSPPKWHLGHTTWFFETFILQPFSLGYEVYNDAYNYVFNSYYETIGNRVIRTDRGNLSRPGVKEIYQYRAYVDEAMLRLLENPVTEEVEELLLLGFNHEQQHQELLLTDIKYILGNNPLFPVYHSEVRESSPLQTKTREMIGIAEGVYEIGYTGTSFCFDNELGLHKVYLQPFSISSNLVSNAEFLEFINSGGYQNFEYWHSEGWDWLNNNQVTAPMYWHFIDEQWHRYTLSGLKPMNLQEPVTHISYYEAYAYASWAGLRLPTEFEWEVAAQTFNWGQRWEWTESAYLPYPGFNKAPGAIGEYNGKFMVQQKVLRGASIATPEGHSRISYRNFFHPHLRWQFTGLRLAK, from the coding sequence ATGATACTATCGGAAAAGTACCTGAAGATTAGAAAACATTCTGAACAGATTTGCGAACCCTTAGAAACCGAAGATTATGTAGTGCAGCCAATTGTGGATGTAAGCCCTCCTAAATGGCATCTTGGCCATACCACCTGGTTTTTTGAAACTTTCATTTTGCAGCCTTTTTCTCTAGGCTATGAGGTGTATAACGACGCTTATAATTATGTGTTCAATAGTTATTATGAAACGATAGGAAACAGAGTGATCCGTACGGACAGGGGGAATCTGAGCCGGCCTGGAGTAAAAGAGATTTATCAATATCGGGCTTATGTTGATGAAGCAATGCTGAGGTTATTGGAAAATCCGGTAACCGAAGAGGTCGAAGAATTATTGCTTCTTGGTTTCAACCATGAACAGCAGCATCAGGAACTTTTGCTGACGGATATCAAGTATATTCTGGGAAATAATCCACTTTTTCCTGTTTATCATTCCGAAGTTAGAGAAAGTAGCCCCCTGCAAACGAAAACGCGTGAAATGATTGGGATAGCAGAAGGCGTATATGAGATCGGTTATACAGGCACCTCATTCTGTTTTGACAATGAATTAGGGCTTCATAAGGTTTATTTACAGCCATTCTCTATCAGTTCAAATCTGGTAAGCAATGCAGAATTCCTTGAATTTATAAACAGCGGAGGCTATCAGAATTTTGAGTATTGGCATTCGGAAGGCTGGGACTGGTTAAACAATAACCAGGTAACTGCACCAATGTACTGGCATTTTATAGATGAACAATGGCATCGTTATACCCTTTCAGGTTTAAAACCAATGAACCTTCAAGAGCCAGTGACCCACATCAGCTATTATGAAGCCTATGCTTATGCCAGCTGGGCTGGCCTACGATTACCTACGGAATTTGAGTGGGAAGTGGCAGCACAGACTTTCAACTGGGGCCAGCGATGGGAATGGACCGAAAGTGCTTACTTGCCTTATCCAGGCTTTAATAAGGCACCCGGGGCAATAGGAGAGTATAATGGCAAGTTTATGGTCCAGCAGAAAGTGCTCCGGGGAGCATCTATCGCCACGCCCGAAGGACATAGCAGAATCAGTTACAGGAATTTTTTTCATCCACACTTAAGGTGGCAGTTTACAGGCTTACGACTTGCCAAATAA
- a CDS encoding DUF421 domain-containing protein, whose translation MLLNIDWTKFLIGEADWEFMAEICLRTLIMYFIILMGLRLLGKRGVRQLSVFELVVIISLGSAAGDPMFYKEIGLLVPVLIFAVIVSAYRMTTFLMAKSKKMDDLIEGTCVYLIKDGEFSIEDFGKEGLAYDEFFSEMRQQSISHLGQVESVILETSGNLSIYYFTDEQVKYGLPILPELFDDCHKAINTPGIYACAYCGNVKELAPSPKHTCSKCQHESWVKAINRLRIK comes from the coding sequence ATGCTATTAAACATCGACTGGACTAAATTTCTAATTGGGGAAGCAGATTGGGAATTCATGGCAGAGATCTGCCTGCGTACCCTCATCATGTATTTTATCATCTTAATGGGCTTGCGATTGCTGGGAAAACGTGGCGTAAGACAACTCTCGGTGTTTGAACTTGTCGTGATCATTAGTCTGGGCTCAGCAGCCGGCGACCCCATGTTTTACAAAGAAATAGGCTTGTTGGTACCCGTGTTGATTTTTGCAGTGATTGTAAGCGCCTACCGAATGACCACCTTTTTAATGGCCAAAAGTAAAAAGATGGACGACCTCATTGAAGGAACCTGCGTTTACCTGATTAAAGATGGAGAATTTTCTATTGAAGACTTTGGAAAAGAAGGACTTGCTTATGATGAGTTTTTTTCAGAAATGCGTCAGCAGAGTATTTCTCATCTCGGACAGGTAGAATCAGTTATTTTGGAAACCTCTGGTAACCTTAGCATCTATTACTTTACTGATGAACAGGTTAAATATGGTCTTCCAATATTACCCGAACTTTTTGACGATTGTCACAAAGCTATCAATACTCCTGGAATATACGCATGTGCCTATTGCGGCAATGTAAAGGAGCTAGCACCATCCCCAAAGCATACCTGCAGCAAATGCCAGCATGAATCATGGGTAAAGGCAATAAATCGGCTCAGAATAAAATAA
- a CDS encoding PAS domain S-box protein — protein MNSENDLKHFNALIEAYPTATAIYSDRNITIAAANQEMLALWGKNNSVIGKEMAAAIPELINQPFINLLQQVYDTGITYHGEQEAADLIVDGQLKTSYFNFTYKALKDEHGKTVAIIHNAIDVTELVLTKKKISETEERLSFALESAEIGTWEMNPLNETVFWDQRCREIFGFDGHEEIEYKSVLHCIHPLDKQKVAMAVAAAIDPNRTETYDLRYRTVSQSNKTLRWVHCKGKAYFDDRGAVYRFAGIAMDITKEITANLSEQQLLSLIRHNADHMSIADMEGRLIYMNQSGRKMLGVPENADITTMTASDFYTPEELARVQQTLIPQISEESGWQGVIHLRNYQNKQEIPCDVNYILIKDPFSGATIGRGATARDLRPEIKAKAELKRLATIVDISEDFCNYCDLDGNTIYINEAGGKLIGIDPKHINGANLYQYHSAASSAEIRDRIIPELYTHGKWSGRLELVHQVTGEIIPIHKQLFIIRQEFSNEPVAIAGIARDMRRELNAKKAVDKKTEELQQAIKEMEFLANTVPAVVWTSHPDGMLDYINDRWHERSDVSIAESLGQGWIKVMHPDDVKGVIQRWKLSVDSGNPYQTEFRMLDKHGNYRWWLVRALALKDANDKIIKWYGTNTDITDQKELERQKDNFLAVASHELKTPVTSIKAYAQVLEMMLNRAGDTKNAVLMSKMDGQINRLTSLIGDLLDVTKINSGRLEFDNVPFDFNQMMLEIIEDMQLTSGRHQIKHQLSFKRMVTGDRERIAQVVINLITNAIKYSPNADRIIIYTEDHDTEVQLCVQDFGIGLTRDKMDRVFEQFYRVSGTKEHTFPGLGLGLYISSEIIKQLGGKIWVNSVIEKGSTFCFAIPLNNGN, from the coding sequence ATGAACTCTGAAAACGATCTAAAACACTTTAATGCGCTTATAGAAGCCTACCCTACTGCTACAGCCATTTATTCCGACAGGAACATTACCATAGCAGCTGCAAACCAAGAAATGCTTGCCCTATGGGGGAAAAATAATTCCGTTATAGGAAAAGAAATGGCAGCCGCTATTCCCGAACTGATCAACCAACCATTTATCAACTTACTGCAACAAGTTTACGATACAGGAATCACCTATCATGGAGAACAGGAAGCCGCCGACCTTATTGTAGACGGACAGCTGAAAACTTCTTATTTCAATTTCACCTATAAAGCATTAAAGGATGAACATGGAAAAACTGTGGCAATTATCCACAATGCAATCGACGTTACAGAGCTTGTACTGACAAAGAAAAAAATCAGCGAAACTGAAGAACGCCTGAGTTTCGCCCTGGAATCGGCAGAAATTGGCACCTGGGAAATGAACCCTTTAAATGAAACTGTTTTTTGGGACCAAAGGTGCCGGGAAATCTTCGGATTTGATGGTCATGAGGAAATCGAATATAAGTCTGTACTCCACTGTATTCATCCTCTGGACAAACAGAAAGTAGCCATGGCAGTAGCAGCTGCTATTGATCCGAATCGCACAGAAACTTACGATTTACGCTATCGAACAGTGAGTCAATCCAATAAAACCCTTAGATGGGTTCACTGTAAGGGGAAAGCGTACTTCGACGATCGCGGAGCAGTTTATCGCTTTGCTGGAATAGCCATGGACATCACCAAAGAAATTACTGCCAACCTCAGTGAACAACAGCTACTTTCTTTAATCAGGCACAATGCAGATCATATGTCTATAGCAGATATGGAAGGCAGGCTCATTTATATGAACCAATCCGGCAGAAAAATGCTGGGCGTTCCTGAAAATGCAGATATCACCACCATGACAGCATCCGATTTCTACACCCCTGAAGAATTAGCCCGGGTACAGCAAACTTTAATCCCACAAATTTCTGAGGAAAGTGGTTGGCAAGGGGTCATCCACCTAAGAAACTACCAAAACAAACAGGAAATTCCATGCGATGTGAATTATATTCTCATCAAAGATCCATTTTCGGGAGCCACTATTGGAAGAGGCGCTACCGCAAGGGACTTACGACCGGAAATCAAAGCGAAAGCAGAACTGAAACGCCTGGCAACAATCGTAGATATCTCTGAAGATTTCTGTAATTATTGCGACCTCGATGGCAATACCATTTATATCAATGAAGCCGGGGGTAAATTAATCGGTATCGACCCAAAACATATCAATGGAGCAAACTTGTACCAGTACCATAGTGCTGCTTCCTCAGCGGAAATCCGAGATAGGATCATTCCAGAACTCTATACCCATGGAAAATGGTCAGGACGATTAGAACTGGTGCATCAGGTTACCGGAGAAATCATTCCTATTCATAAACAACTATTCATCATCCGTCAGGAGTTCAGCAACGAACCTGTGGCCATTGCCGGAATCGCCCGGGACATGAGAAGAGAATTGAATGCAAAAAAAGCAGTAGACAAGAAAACAGAAGAGTTACAGCAAGCCATTAAGGAAATGGAATTTTTAGCAAATACAGTTCCTGCAGTAGTGTGGACGAGCCATCCTGATGGAATGCTGGACTATATCAATGACCGCTGGCACGAAAGAAGCGACGTCAGTATCGCCGAATCGCTTGGTCAGGGCTGGATCAAAGTGATGCACCCCGATGATGTAAAAGGAGTAATACAAAGATGGAAATTAAGTGTCGATAGCGGCAACCCTTATCAAACGGAATTCCGAATGCTGGACAAACATGGTAATTATAGATGGTGGCTCGTTAGGGCATTAGCGCTAAAAGATGCCAATGATAAAATCATTAAATGGTACGGCACCAACACGGACATTACCGATCAAAAAGAACTGGAAAGACAAAAGGATAACTTCCTTGCTGTAGCCAGTCATGAGTTAAAAACCCCTGTAACCAGTATTAAAGCGTATGCTCAGGTATTGGAAATGATGTTAAATCGTGCAGGGGATACTAAAAATGCAGTGTTAATGTCAAAAATGGATGGGCAAATCAACAGATTAACCAGTTTAATTGGAGATCTGCTGGATGTTACAAAAATCAATTCTGGCAGACTGGAATTTGACAATGTACCCTTTGATTTTAACCAAATGATGCTGGAAATTATTGAAGATATGCAGCTCACTTCCGGCAGGCATCAAATTAAACACCAGCTTTCTTTTAAAAGAATGGTAACCGGAGATCGGGAAAGAATCGCACAAGTTGTGATTAACCTGATCACCAATGCGATAAAATATTCTCCTAATGCCGACCGGATCATCATCTACACCGAAGATCACGATACCGAAGTTCAATTGTGCGTACAGGATTTTGGTATCGGACTAACCAGAGATAAGATGGATCGTGTATTTGAACAGTTTTATCGGGTGAGCGGGACTAAAGAACATACGTTTCCAGGGCTTGGGCTCGGTCTCTACATTTCTTCAGAAATTATTAAACAACTTGGCGGAAAGATATGGGTAAACTCTGTAATTGAAAAGGGTTCCACTTTTTGCTTTGCTATTCCTTTAAATAACGGCAATTAA
- a CDS encoding glycoside hydrolase family 2 TIM barrel-domain containing protein, translated as MKKNYFAVILLSLGFWSTAVFAQSRSEWLLEKNWKFTRTDEPEFTNVKYNDSKWQNVIVPHDWAIYGPFSANNDKQHVAISQDGQKEASEHAGRTGGLPFVGVGWYRNKFRVPGFNKGKKASIIFDGAMSNATVYLNGKKVGFWPYGYNTFHFDITEFLEPGEENILAVRLENFPESSRWYPGAGLYRNVHVVMTETAHIPVWGTQLTTPVIHKEFAKVNLKTKVITGAGNVAGFHLTTEIKDADGKVVASTKTLLNKYNEDTFNQELLVLNPQLWDTEHPVLYTAVSKLYEENELRDEYSTTFGIRSIEIIPNKGFFLNGKRTQFKGVCLHHDLGPLGAAVNDAAIRRQIRIMKDMGVNAIRTSHNMPAPEFVKACDEMGMMLMAETFDEWKAPKQKNGYHKYFEEWAEKDVVNLIHHYRNNPSVVMWCIGNEVPEQGMLGAAKTAKFLQDICFREDPTRFVTQGMDQPGSVINNNFAATMQVAGFNYRPFVYPEAYKKLPQQIILGTETASTISSRGIYKFPVIRRAMPIYEDLQVSSYDVEHCGWSDLPEDNFIQHDDLPYAIGEFVWTGFDYLGEPTPYYTNWPSHSSLFGIVDLAGIPKDRYYLYRSHWNTAANTLHILPSWNFRDRAGQTTPVFVYTNYPTAELFINGKSQGKKTKDTTFTVYNTGDKKSLEDFDRQKRYRLMWMDTKYKPGAVKVVAYDAKGNAVEEKEIHTAGKPHHLELKADRTQLTANGKDLSFVLVSVVDKDGNLCSEDTREISFKATGAGKFHAVANGNSASLESFQAPKMKAFSGQLTAIVKSEEKQGVVYFEASAKGLKSTVLKIEVK; from the coding sequence ATGAAAAAGAATTACTTTGCTGTTATTTTACTGTCGTTAGGTTTTTGGAGTACTGCAGTATTTGCTCAGAGCAGGTCCGAATGGTTACTTGAAAAAAATTGGAAGTTTACGAGAACAGATGAGCCTGAATTCACGAACGTTAAATATAATGATAGTAAATGGCAAAATGTTATCGTTCCTCATGACTGGGCTATTTATGGCCCTTTTAGTGCTAATAATGACAAACAGCATGTCGCGATCTCACAAGATGGGCAGAAGGAAGCGTCTGAACATGCGGGGAGGACGGGCGGCTTGCCATTTGTTGGCGTAGGCTGGTACCGGAATAAATTTAGGGTGCCTGGATTTAATAAAGGTAAAAAGGCTTCGATTATCTTTGATGGTGCAATGAGCAACGCCACCGTTTACTTAAACGGTAAAAAGGTAGGCTTCTGGCCGTATGGTTACAATACTTTTCATTTTGATATTACTGAATTTTTAGAGCCTGGGGAAGAAAATATATTAGCTGTAAGGTTGGAGAACTTTCCGGAATCATCCAGATGGTACCCCGGGGCCGGTTTATACCGAAATGTTCATGTGGTGATGACTGAAACGGCACACATTCCAGTTTGGGGAACACAGTTGACTACACCGGTCATTCATAAGGAGTTTGCGAAGGTGAACTTGAAAACAAAGGTGATAACTGGAGCAGGGAATGTGGCTGGATTCCATTTGACAACCGAAATCAAAGATGCGGATGGGAAGGTCGTAGCCAGCACGAAGACCTTATTAAATAAATACAATGAGGATACTTTTAATCAGGAACTGCTGGTCTTGAATCCGCAACTTTGGGATACGGAACACCCGGTTTTATACACCGCAGTTTCTAAATTGTACGAGGAAAATGAACTTCGAGATGAGTACAGCACTACTTTTGGAATCCGATCGATAGAAATTATTCCCAATAAAGGGTTTTTTCTGAATGGAAAAAGGACGCAGTTTAAAGGAGTATGTTTACACCATGATTTGGGTCCATTAGGCGCGGCTGTGAATGATGCGGCTATCAGAAGGCAGATTCGCATTATGAAAGATATGGGCGTAAATGCGATCCGGACTTCTCATAATATGCCGGCACCAGAGTTTGTGAAAGCTTGTGATGAAATGGGCATGATGCTGATGGCCGAAACTTTTGACGAATGGAAAGCACCAAAACAAAAGAATGGTTACCATAAGTATTTTGAGGAATGGGCGGAAAAAGATGTGGTCAATTTGATCCATCATTATAGAAATAATCCAAGTGTAGTGATGTGGTGTATAGGAAATGAAGTTCCTGAACAAGGGATGCTGGGAGCCGCTAAAACGGCAAAGTTTCTTCAGGACATCTGTTTCCGGGAAGATCCTACGCGCTTTGTCACACAGGGAATGGATCAGCCAGGATCTGTGATTAACAATAATTTTGCAGCAACTATGCAGGTCGCAGGTTTCAATTATCGTCCTTTTGTCTATCCTGAAGCTTATAAAAAACTGCCGCAGCAGATTATTCTCGGCACAGAAACGGCCTCTACAATTAGCTCAAGAGGAATTTATAAATTCCCTGTAATCAGACGTGCTATGCCAATCTATGAGGATCTTCAGGTGTCATCTTATGATGTAGAACATTGCGGCTGGTCTGACTTGCCAGAAGATAATTTTATTCAGCATGATGACCTGCCTTATGCCATCGGCGAATTTGTGTGGACCGGTTTTGATTACTTAGGCGAACCAACGCCATATTATACCAACTGGCCAAGTCATAGCTCATTATTTGGAATTGTAGACCTTGCAGGAATTCCCAAAGACCGCTATTACCTGTATAGAAGTCATTGGAATACTGCCGCAAACACACTTCATATCCTTCCAAGCTGGAATTTTAGAGATAGAGCAGGGCAAACTACACCAGTTTTTGTGTATACCAATTATCCTACTGCCGAATTGTTTATCAATGGTAAAAGTCAGGGGAAGAAAACAAAGGATACGACGTTTACGGTTTACAATACCGGAGATAAGAAATCTTTGGAGGATTTTGACCGTCAGAAAAGATACCGTTTAATGTGGATGGATACTAAATATAAACCGGGAGCGGTTAAGGTGGTTGCGTATGATGCAAAGGGAAATGCAGTAGAAGAAAAAGAGATCCATACTGCTGGAAAACCACATCACCTGGAATTGAAAGCTGATCGTACACAATTGACTGCAAATGGAAAGGATCTTTCTTTTGTATTGGTCAGTGTGGTAGATAAAGATGGGAATCTATGTTCTGAAGATACCAGAGAGATCAGCTTTAAAGCCACTGGAGCTGGAAAATTTCATGCTGTAGCGAATGGAAACAGTGCGAGTCTGGAATCTTTTCAGGCGCCAAAAATGAAAGCTTTTAGTGGTCAGCTGACAGCTATTGTGAAGTCTGAGGAAAAGCAGGGAGTGGTTTACTTTGAGGCCTCTGCAAAGGGGTTGAAGTCTACGGTCCTAAAAATTGAAGTGAAATAA
- a CDS encoding ABC transporter permease/substrate-binding protein, which produces MDDRQQTLWNFMWEQKDKLLSQTLQHLGLTFTALILAIAIGLPLGMFIAGKRKWASGILGFAGVLQTIPSIALLGFMIPLLGIGAKPAIVALLVYALLPIIRNTFTGLTGVNVDVVEAANALGMSKKQVLLKVELPLAMPVILAGIRTAAVINVGVATLASFIAAGGLGEFIFGGISLNNSNMILAGAIPAALLAILIDVSLSGLQKLNLLKIKRLAFAAVLVMICLIGYECWPAAVGPHKLTAGFTPEFMGRQDGNLGLKSVYGLKIPTRVISDAVMYKAAYEKDLDVISGYSTDGRLKAFDLVVLKDDKGIFPPYDAVPLIRQAALDKFPQLEEVLNLLAGKINDSTMISLNYRTDYMKQSPERVAKDFLLSAGLYKSPRGGKGALIRIGSKIFGEQYILAQIYRMLIEGNTDYQVATKSGLGGTKICFDALVNDQIDFYPEYTGTGLLVLLNPDQSVLKSVGQDKKKVYDYVNKTFQQQYGVKWLNPIGFNNSYALMMREKQSKALGVNTITELKNYLETN; this is translated from the coding sequence ATGGATGATCGCCAGCAAACGTTATGGAATTTCATGTGGGAGCAAAAGGATAAACTCTTAAGTCAGACTTTACAGCACCTTGGACTCACTTTTACGGCTTTAATACTCGCCATTGCAATTGGCCTTCCTTTAGGCATGTTTATCGCAGGGAAACGTAAATGGGCATCAGGTATTTTGGGCTTTGCAGGTGTATTACAAACGATTCCCAGTATCGCACTGCTTGGTTTTATGATTCCATTATTAGGAATTGGAGCAAAACCTGCTATTGTCGCTTTGCTCGTATATGCACTATTACCCATCATCCGAAATACTTTTACTGGTCTAACAGGAGTAAATGTTGATGTTGTTGAGGCAGCAAATGCCTTGGGAATGAGTAAAAAACAAGTGCTTTTGAAGGTAGAACTGCCTTTGGCGATGCCAGTGATCCTGGCGGGAATCAGAACTGCGGCCGTCATCAATGTTGGAGTGGCCACGCTGGCTTCTTTTATTGCTGCCGGAGGACTAGGGGAGTTTATTTTTGGAGGGATTTCGCTCAACAACAGCAATATGATTCTTGCGGGTGCAATTCCAGCAGCTTTACTGGCAATCCTGATTGACGTTTCCCTCTCCGGACTTCAGAAACTAAATTTGCTGAAAATTAAAAGATTAGCCTTTGCTGCAGTGCTTGTGATGATCTGCCTGATCGGATATGAATGCTGGCCTGCTGCTGTAGGCCCACATAAATTGACCGCAGGATTTACACCCGAATTTATGGGCCGGCAAGACGGAAATCTGGGTTTAAAATCTGTTTACGGCTTAAAGATTCCAACTCGGGTAATCAGCGATGCGGTGATGTATAAGGCAGCGTATGAAAAGGACTTAGATGTCATCAGCGGCTACTCTACTGATGGGCGTTTGAAAGCCTTTGACCTCGTAGTTTTGAAAGACGATAAAGGAATATTTCCGCCTTATGATGCGGTGCCTCTCATCCGTCAAGCAGCTTTGGATAAATTTCCGCAGCTGGAAGAAGTACTGAATCTTTTGGCTGGAAAGATTAATGATTCTACGATGATTTCCTTAAATTACCGTACGGATTATATGAAACAGAGCCCTGAACGTGTGGCCAAAGATTTTTTGCTGTCAGCCGGCCTGTATAAAAGTCCGAGGGGAGGAAAAGGAGCCCTGATACGGATTGGTTCAAAAATATTCGGTGAACAATACATTCTTGCTCAGATTTATCGAATGCTGATAGAAGGTAATACCGATTATCAGGTGGCCACAAAATCCGGGTTGGGTGGTACAAAAATCTGCTTTGACGCATTAGTAAACGATCAGATTGATTTTTACCCGGAATATACTGGTACTGGTTTACTGGTACTATTGAACCCAGATCAGTCCGTACTGAAAAGTGTTGGACAAGACAAAAAGAAAGTGTACGACTATGTGAATAAAACTTTTCAGCAGCAGTACGGGGTCAAATGGCTTAATCCTATAGGCTTTAATAATTCTTATGCCTTAATGATGAGAGAAAAACAATCGAAAGCACTAGGTGTTAATACCATTACAGAACTTAAAAACTACTTAGAGACCAATTAA
- a CDS encoding VOC family protein, translating to MLRNSKSFSSFSVDHLEKAKAFYGEVLGLALKDNPMGILEVHVEGSTPIVIYPKSNHVAASFTMLNFPVQNVEETVSLLTKKGVKFEHYNEPGFRTDDQGIFRGEGPVIAWFKDPAGNILSIIEGA from the coding sequence ATGTTGAGAAATTCAAAATCATTCAGCTCGTTTTCAGTGGATCATCTGGAAAAAGCAAAAGCATTCTATGGAGAGGTCTTAGGATTAGCATTGAAAGATAATCCTATGGGGATATTGGAAGTCCATGTGGAAGGATCAACACCTATAGTGATCTATCCAAAGTCCAATCATGTGGCCGCAAGCTTCACTATGTTGAATTTTCCAGTTCAAAATGTTGAGGAAACCGTCTCACTTTTAACAAAAAAAGGTGTGAAATTTGAACATTATAATGAGCCGGGTTTTAGAACAGATGATCAGGGGATATTTCGTGGCGAAGGTCCCGTAATCGCCTGGTTTAAAGATCCGGCAGGAAATATTCTTTCGATCATTGAGGGGGCTTAA
- a CDS encoding L-histidine N(alpha)-methyltransferase, producing the protein MINNKIAAQIIAESQFMQDILTGLQASPKFMQAKYFYDRAGDLLFQKIMKLEEYYVTNAEMDILTKQSGKIADLITSENTPFDLIELGAGDATKSIHLLKELSNRKLEFSYMPIDISAGIISQLEDHLPKTLPGLSVIGLNGDYFEMLEKGTTLSSRRKVVLFMGANIGNMDVAEAEDFCSTLRASLTKGDILIIGFDLKKDPKQILAAYNDSHGITAAFNLNLLTRINRELNADFKLEAFEHYPFYDPESGACKSYLISLKSQEVRIGEEALIHFEAYEPVYMEISQKYSLQDIEEMAIATGFQFNQRFFDEHNYFVDAIWTVV; encoded by the coding sequence ATGATCAACAACAAAATAGCAGCGCAAATCATTGCAGAAAGTCAATTCATGCAGGATATTTTAACAGGCCTACAAGCCAGCCCTAAGTTTATGCAGGCGAAATATTTTTATGATCGGGCAGGTGATCTGCTCTTTCAAAAGATTATGAAGTTGGAAGAATATTATGTCACTAATGCAGAAATGGACATCCTGACAAAACAGAGCGGAAAGATTGCAGATCTGATTACCAGTGAAAATACTCCCTTTGACCTGATAGAACTAGGTGCCGGGGATGCCACAAAGTCTATTCACCTACTGAAAGAACTGAGTAACCGGAAACTGGAATTCAGCTATATGCCCATAGATATTTCTGCAGGAATAATTAGTCAACTGGAAGATCATTTGCCGAAAACCTTACCAGGATTGTCGGTAATAGGGTTGAATGGTGATTATTTTGAAATGCTTGAAAAAGGCACTACACTGTCCAGTCGTAGGAAAGTGGTATTATTTATGGGGGCTAATATTGGCAATATGGACGTTGCCGAAGCAGAGGATTTCTGTAGCACATTAAGAGCTTCTTTAACTAAAGGTGATATTTTAATTATTGGTTTTGACCTGAAGAAAGATCCAAAGCAGATATTGGCGGCTTATAATGATTCCCACGGGATTACTGCAGCCTTTAACCTCAACCTGCTGACCCGTATTAACAGAGAATTGAATGCGGATTTTAAACTGGAGGCTTTTGAACATTATCCTTTCTATGACCCGGAATCTGGTGCCTGTAAAAGTTACCTGATCAGTTTAAAATCACAGGAGGTTCGGATTGGAGAGGAGGCGCTCATTCATTTTGAGGCTTACGAGCCTGTTTACATGGAGATTTCACAAAAATACTCCCTTCAAGACATAGAGGAGATGGCGATAGCAACAGGGTTTCAATTTAACCAACGCTTTTTTGATGAACATAATTATTTCGTTGATGCGATTTGGACGGTAGTATAG
- a CDS encoding response regulator: MKKIFIADDDAAIVDATSLMLELMGYDVASTLNGAAILEAMKPSPDLLILDIWLSGIDGRDVCRQLKADPATKNIPILMISASREIKTSAMDSGANDFLAKPFEMQLLLQKIESLINT, encoded by the coding sequence ATGAAAAAGATATTTATAGCAGATGATGATGCCGCAATTGTTGATGCAACCAGCTTAATGCTGGAGTTAATGGGTTATGATGTGGCCTCTACTTTAAATGGTGCTGCCATATTAGAAGCGATGAAACCCAGTCCAGATCTTTTAATTCTTGATATCTGGCTTTCAGGTATCGATGGCAGGGACGTATGCAGACAGCTGAAAGCCGATCCGGCCACTAAAAACATACCGATTCTCATGATTTCTGCTAGCAGAGAGATCAAAACATCTGCAATGGATAGCGGAGCCAATGATTTTCTGGCAAAACCTTTCGAAATGCAGCTGCTGCTTCAGAAAATTGAAAGTTTAATCAATACATAA